Proteins encoded within one genomic window of Scheffersomyces stipitis CBS 6054 chromosome 3, complete sequence:
- a CDS encoding predicted protein, producing MVYYFTAEYGDSSELDDFGFGSASVQTATIYMGRDKVENDPLIKHSNPKNIWFHVDNYSSAHLYLQLSQEDLIAPKPFEKFVIEESLLAQLAQLTKANSIKANKLNNITVIYTPVENLHTDGSMDIGTVTFKNPKLVKRVKVVKKENAIVNKLNKTKTEISTEKFIEEQQSTVKDLERQRKNQARATDQLNKQFEEQKARNADPYGDLLNSDNIQHSSNEFRNENWTEEEFW from the coding sequence ATGGTTTACTACTTCACGGCCGAATATGGTGACCTGTCTGAGTTGGATGATTTCGGTTTTGGCAGCGCTTCCGTCCAAACAGCTACTATATATATGGGAAGAGATAAGGTAGAGAATGATCCTCTAATCAAGCATTCGAACCCTAAGAATATCTGGTTTCACGTGGATAACTATTCGTCTGCGCATTTGTATTTGCAGCTCAGTCAAGAGGACCTCATAGCTCCCAAACcgtttgaaaaatttgtcattgaagaaagctTGCTTGCACAGTTAGCACAATTGACTAAGGCTAACTCGATCAAAGCtaacaagttgaacaatattACAGTGATATATACTCCGGTGGAGAATCTCCATACTGATGGGTCTATGGACATCGGGACGGTGACATTCAAGAATCCAAAACTTGTTAAAAGAGTAAAGGTGGTAAAGAAGGAGAATGCTATTGtaaacaagttgaacaagacaaAAACTGAGATATCTACTGAAAAGTTTATCGAAGAGCAACAGAGTACAgtcaaagacttggaaCGACAACGTAAGAATCAGGCTCGTGCCACTGACCAGTTGAACAAGCAGTTTGAAGAGCAGAAGGCTAGAAACGCAGACCCATATGGcgacttgttgaattcaGACAATATCCAGCACAGTAGTAATGAGTTCCGAAATGAGAACTGGACCGAAGAAGAGTTCTGGTAG
- the COX12 gene encoding Cytochrome c oxidase polypeptide vib (go_component mitochondrion~go_function cytochrome-c oxidase activity~go_process electron transport), translated as MAIDSENFKFDTVQFDPRFPYQNQTKHCAQSYVDYHKCVSVKGEEFEPCKIFFKTFTSLCPVDWVERWDDQRAAGKFPVNMDV; from the coding sequence ATGGCCATCGACAGCgaaaacttcaagttcgacACCGTCCAATTCGACCCAAGATTCCCTTACCAAAACCAGACCAAGCATTGTGCCCAATCGTACGTCGATTACCACAAGTGCGTTTCCGTCAAGGGTGAAGAATTCGAGCCATGcaagattttcttcaagacctTCACCTCATTGTGTCCTGTCGACTGGGTGGAAAGATGGGATGACCAAAGAGCTGCCGGCAAGTTCCCTGTCAACATGGACGTCTAA
- a CDS encoding predicted protein: MTDTNSGSLEEWKSITSQISSLLEAKFQIKATVVPITKNDNMNKKVDKILESLQQEKPVVIASISNGIPKAISIVEIVKQQMKNRSLNIAQFNNLQSHSSYTNPNIKFSKEKDDEDVSTEIKGRKEYSLPVLHILLGGKDMQGPPEWTKQ; the protein is encoded by the coding sequence ATGACAGATACGAATCTGGGCAGCTTGGAAGAATGGAAAAGCATAACTTCGCAGATTTCCAGCTTGTTAGAGGCgaaatttcaaataaaAGCTACGGTGGTTCCAATTACAAAAAATGATAATATGAATAAGAAAGTGGATAAGATTCTTGAGCTGTTGCAACAAGAGAAGCCAGTAGTGATAGCGTCCATTTCAAATGGCATACCGAAGGCCATTTCCATCGTTGAAATAGTCAAACAGcaaatgaagaacagaagtTTGAATATAGCacaattcaacaatctcCAAAGTCATTCTTCATACACCAACCCAAATATAAAGTTtagcaaagaaaaagatgacgaagatgtGTCTACTGAAATTAAgggaagaaaagagtatAGTTTACCTGTGCTCCATATTTTGTTGGGTGGCAAGGATATGCAAGGGCCTCCAGAATGGACTAAGCAATAG
- a CDS encoding predicted protein codes for MANSLFLQFLSFKSLNTKSDLQNITIMSSNDDNESIDPRLRDLVLGTESLTYGDDVFHDAPEPAIENHESPQLNNEEERVQNEEPNPVPPANLVQMPLNTIGADGKPVYITPGRVTLLKDDSGNSYLLHPNGFVSPVNAPKRKSERNKRKRKVPPFFHMPTPITKNTTAEELLRCHTNVLELVQFSEIMNKETSSRYGDLDTSSTVLHSATNSSKSSTRSSTRNQLSNNNSVKSDQKKPRSAQQPPPGPGSGSVPGFQS; via the exons ATGGCtaattctctttttctacaattcCTATCTTTCAAGAGTCTCAACACCAAGTCTGACCTACAGAA TATCACTATAATGAGCTCCAATGACGACAACGAAAGCATTGACCCCAGATTGCGGGATCTTGTGCTAGGAACCGAGTCTTTGACCTATGGAGACGACGTCTTTCACGACGCTCCTGAACCAGCAATTGAAAACCACGAGTCTCCTCAGTTGaacaatgaagaagaacggGTGCAAAATGAAGAACCAAATCCTGTTCCTCCAGCCAACTTGGTGCAAATGCCACTAAATACCATAGGAGCTGACGGGAAACCAGTCTATATAACCCCTGGAAGAGTTACTTTACTAAAAGACGATTCCGGCAACAGCTACTTATTGCATCCCAATGGATTTGTTTCTCCAGTAAATGCACCCAAAAGGAAGTCTGAACGAAATAAACGGAAGAGGAAAGTCCCGCCGTTTTTCCATATGCCTACACCCATTACCAAAAACACCACAGCGGAAGAACTTCTCCGTTGCCATACAAATgtgttggaattggtgcAATTCAGTGAGATTATGAATAAAGAAACATCTAGCAGGTATGGTGATCTTgatacttcttctactgttcTTCACAGCGCAACAAATAGCTCCAAAAGTAGTACCAGAAGCAGCACCCGAAACCAACTTCTGAACAATAACAGCGTCAAGTCAGACCAGAAGAAACCACGTCTGGCTCAACAGCCTCCGCCTGGCCCTGGATCCGGTTCCGTCCCTGGCTTTCAAAGTTAA
- a CDS encoding predicted protein, with the protein MGAWGAKIFENDGALDQLADLTKNEQSPLESIVQGLMEVLSSEYVDSYEGEGILVLAVFVIGFKSRSYLKEQRGKNVPEYLYEPINRFLDKYQSSWDKDIRTKTYTTKLLTVEQLTLSTIAVVNSEKSELYELWGESDMAEWQETLDTLTNELMNLTAI; encoded by the coding sequence ATGGGTGCATGGGGGGCTAAGATCTTTGAGAACGACGGAGCCTTGGATCAATTAGCGGATTTGACCAAGAACGAGCAGTCTCCCTTGGAAAGCATTGTCCAGGGCCTCATGGAAGTGTTATCGTCGGAATACGTAGACAGTTATGAAGGCGAAGGCATTCTCGTGTTGGCAGTATTTGTGATAGGATTCAAGTCCCGCAGCTATTTGAAAGAACAGCGAGGGAAGAATGTGCCCGAATATTTGTATGAACCCATCAACCGATTCCTTGACAAGTACCAATCTAGCTGGGACAAGGATATTCGCACCAAGACTTATACCACCAAGCTCTTGACGGTGGAACAATTGACGTTGAGCACGATAGCTGTAGTCAACTCCGAGAAATCAGAATTGTACGAGCTCTGGGGGGAGTCAGACATGGCAGAATGGCAAGAGACGCTCGATACGTTGACGAATGAATTGATGAACCTTACGGCGATCTGA
- a CDS encoding predicted protein (go_function transaminase activity~go_process metabolism), which translates to MATPYKQPPHKLTMIPGPIEFSDEVLGAMATPSQAHTSPEFVKTFQSVLQNLRKLFKSSDPDAQAYVIAGSGTLGWDIVSTNLLSPGDKVLVLSTGFFSDSFADCLKIYGIDVDVVTAPVGGVVPVETVAEKLKSTKYTAITITHVDTSTSVVSDVKAVSEIVKKESPETLIVVDGVCSIGVEDLEFDKWGIDFALTASQKAIGVPAGLSISFASARAVAKALARKETVFFASLKRWTPIMKAYESGNGAYFATPAVQTITALKVSLDDILSGSIDDRFAKHAEISSKFKSSVEKLGLKIVPLSHDVAAHGLTAVYFPENINGADLLAKLSSKGFTVAGGIHKALVGKYFRVGHMGYSVYAGHVDQLTKALEESLDELK; encoded by the coding sequence ATGGCTACTCCCTACAAGCAACCACCCCACAAATTGACGATGATTCCTGGCCCCATCGAATTCTCTGACGAGGTTCTTGGGGCTATGGCCACACCTTCGCAGGCCCACACTTCTCCCGAGTTTGTCAAAACGTTCCAGTCGGTCTTGCAGAACTTGAgaaagttgttcaagtcttctgACCCCGACGCACAGGCCTATGTAATTGctggttctggaacttTGGGCTGGGACATTGTTTCCACTAACTTGCTTAGCCCAGGAGACAAAGTGTTGGTTTTGTCGACGGGATTCTTTTCCGATTCATTTGCTGACTGTTTGAAGATTTACGGAATCGATGTTGATGTCGTTACTGCTCCTGTCGGAGGAGTGGTTCCGGTCGAAACCGTCGCTGAAAAGTTAAAGTCTACTAAGTACACAGCCATTACCATCACCCATGTTGATACGTCGACTTCTGTGGTAAGTGACGTGAAGGCTGTTTCTGAAATCGTAAAGAAGGAATCGCCAGAAACGTTGATTGTAGTCGATGGAGTCTGTTCTATCGGGGTAGAAGACTTGGAGTTCGACAAATGGGGTATCGATTTCGCCTTGACAGCTTCACAGAAGGCCATTGGTGTTCCTGCTGGTTTGTCCATCTCCTTTGCCTCGGCCAGAGCAGTGGCAAAAGCTTTGGCAAGAAAGGAAACTGTCTTCTTTGCCTCGTTGAAGAGATGGACTCCGATCATGAAGGCTTACGAATCCGGTAACGGTGCCTATTTTGCCACGCCAGCCGTCCAGACTATCACCGCTTTGAAGGTATCGTTAGATGATATCTTGAGTGGTAGCATCGATGACAGATTTGCTAAGCACGCTGAAATCTCGTCTAAGTTCAAGTCGAGCGTTGAAAAGTTAGGCTTGAAGATAGTTCCTCTCAGCCACGATGTCGCTGCTCACGGATTGACCGCTGTTTACTTCCCAGAAAACATCAATGGTGCCGACTTGCTTGCCAAGTTGAGCTCCAAGGGTTTCACCGTTGCTGGTGGTATCCACAAGGCTTTGGTAGGAAAATACTTCAGAGTAGGTCACATGGGCTACTCAGTCTACGCTGGACACGTAGACCAGCTCACCAaggctcttgaagaatcatTGGACGAACTCAAATAG